In Sphingobacterium sp. lm-10, one DNA window encodes the following:
- a CDS encoding sugar-binding domain-containing protein, which produces MFLRIAYFLISRLSACLLLMISSSTLLIAQPDFGHAKKINTDWHFKLGDQKEAATAQSLDRSWRPVQLPHDWSVRQPLSPNLASATGYLSGGIGWYRKQVFVDAEKQGQQLYIYFEGVYNRSEVFINGHSLGKRPNGYVSFMYDLTPHLKYGAENTIAVRVDHTQDADSRWYTGSGVYRDVWLVQANKVHIEPWGLYVYPEVQKNKGALKIETPVQNHTDQTANLQVIHELLDAAGKTVTKKTTKLNVPKNGSQTVHSTLDVRDPALWSLDNPNLYTLKTTILQGDQVVDESAVRTGFRTYTFDPNKGFALNGIWMKVKGVCVHHDAGVLGAAVYPEVWRRRLQQLKSMGVNAIRTSHNPQASSLYALCDELGLLVMNEAFDEWQFPKRKWLSGWNVGTPGFQGAYDYFEEWGERDLADMVRRDRNHLSIFAWSIGNEVDYPNDPYSHPVLDGGQGSGFTQPIFGGYRKDAPDAMQLGDIAKRLAAVVRQYDQSRPVTAGLAGVAMSNETAYPGVLDIAGYNYTESRYQEDHAKYPERVIYGSENRHDYGAWKAVRDNEHIFGQFLWTGIDYLGESGRWPSRGFYSGLLDFAGFMKPRGYFRQSLWSEKPMAFLGTYPVQGGGAATDTWSMLEAEQGGQKDQAPSMDAWPVWNYQQGQQIRVVSYSNAAKVYLTLNGRKVGEEKVADEGHGIVYWDIPYEPGTLTAIGLDQDGREIAKYNLQTSKRSFALKVIEGANQSVKAEGGLAQIALQVVDEDGIPVPMADDEITCQIVGPATLLGMEAGNNSDMSDYTDHQQRAFKGKMMVYVRADGKPSDEIRVRLTAPWLQSAEVTIPLQ; this is translated from the coding sequence ATGTTCCTAAGAATAGCATATTTCTTGATTTCCCGCCTTAGTGCGTGTTTATTGCTGATGATCAGCAGTAGTACGCTATTGATAGCGCAACCAGACTTTGGTCACGCTAAAAAAATAAATACAGACTGGCATTTTAAGTTGGGGGATCAGAAGGAGGCTGCGACAGCCCAATCATTGGATCGTTCGTGGCGCCCTGTTCAATTACCGCATGACTGGAGCGTTCGGCAGCCCTTGAGTCCAAACTTGGCCAGTGCCACAGGCTACCTGTCGGGCGGGATAGGCTGGTACCGCAAACAGGTATTCGTCGATGCCGAAAAGCAAGGCCAGCAGCTGTACATTTATTTTGAAGGCGTATATAATCGAAGCGAGGTATTTATTAACGGTCATTCCTTGGGGAAAAGACCCAACGGCTATGTTTCCTTTATGTATGACCTCACACCACACTTAAAATATGGTGCAGAAAATACCATCGCGGTGCGGGTAGATCATACCCAAGATGCAGACTCCCGCTGGTACACTGGATCGGGAGTCTATCGGGATGTATGGCTGGTGCAGGCGAATAAGGTGCACATCGAACCCTGGGGCTTATACGTCTATCCCGAAGTACAGAAAAATAAAGGTGCGTTGAAGATTGAAACACCGGTACAAAATCATACCGATCAGACCGCTAACCTACAGGTGATCCATGAGCTGTTGGATGCTGCTGGTAAAACGGTGACCAAGAAAACTACGAAATTAAATGTCCCGAAGAACGGAAGCCAAACGGTGCACAGCACGTTGGATGTCCGCGATCCCGCGTTGTGGAGTCTGGACAATCCAAACCTATACACACTAAAAACGACCATCTTACAAGGAGATCAAGTCGTGGATGAGTCTGCCGTACGTACCGGTTTTCGAACGTATACCTTCGATCCGAATAAAGGCTTTGCCCTTAACGGTATCTGGATGAAAGTAAAAGGCGTTTGTGTGCATCACGATGCCGGAGTATTAGGTGCAGCAGTGTATCCCGAAGTGTGGCGCAGACGATTGCAGCAGCTCAAATCTATGGGTGTAAACGCGATACGTACCAGCCACAATCCGCAGGCAAGTAGCTTATATGCACTGTGTGATGAATTGGGTTTGCTGGTGATGAATGAGGCGTTCGACGAATGGCAGTTTCCGAAGCGAAAGTGGCTTTCGGGCTGGAATGTCGGTACGCCAGGTTTTCAGGGAGCGTATGATTATTTCGAAGAATGGGGCGAGCGCGATTTAGCCGATATGGTGCGTCGTGACCGAAATCACTTATCCATCTTTGCCTGGAGTATCGGTAACGAAGTAGATTACCCGAACGATCCGTATTCGCACCCCGTATTGGATGGGGGGCAGGGAAGCGGCTTTACCCAACCGATTTTCGGAGGTTACCGGAAGGATGCACCAGATGCCATGCAATTGGGTGATATTGCGAAGCGTTTAGCGGCAGTGGTGCGCCAATACGACCAATCCAGACCAGTAACCGCCGGTTTAGCGGGCGTCGCCATGTCCAATGAGACCGCTTACCCAGGGGTATTGGATATCGCAGGCTACAACTATACCGAAAGCCGCTATCAAGAGGATCACGCCAAATATCCGGAAAGAGTGATCTATGGTAGTGAAAATCGCCATGATTATGGCGCTTGGAAAGCAGTACGGGATAACGAGCATATTTTCGGACAGTTTCTATGGACAGGTATTGATTATTTGGGTGAATCTGGCCGCTGGCCTTCCCGCGGTTTTTATTCTGGATTACTGGATTTTGCCGGTTTTATGAAGCCACGCGGCTATTTCCGTCAATCTTTATGGTCAGAAAAGCCTATGGCTTTTCTAGGCACCTATCCAGTACAAGGCGGTGGCGCAGCTACGGACACGTGGTCGATGTTAGAGGCGGAGCAAGGTGGCCAAAAAGATCAGGCACCTTCCATGGATGCTTGGCCAGTTTGGAATTACCAACAAGGACAGCAAATACGTGTCGTATCCTACAGCAATGCGGCTAAAGTATATTTGACCCTCAATGGGCGTAAAGTTGGAGAAGAAAAAGTGGCGGATGAAGGTCATGGCATCGTGTATTGGGATATTCCTTACGAGCCGGGAACGCTTACCGCGATTGGATTAGATCAAGATGGTCGTGAAATCGCGAAATACAATCTGCAGACCAGTAAAAGATCCTTTGCATTAAAGGTGATAGAAGGAGCGAATCAATCGGTGAAAGCGGAAGGTGGACTGGCACAGATTGCCCTGCAAGTCGTCGATGAAGATGGTATACCTGTTCCAATGGCGGATGATGAGATTACCTGTCAAATTGTAGGACCGGCTACGTTACTCGGTATGGAAGCGGGAAACAATAGTGATATGTCTGATTATACAGACCACCAGCAACGCGCCTTTAAGGGGAAAATGATGGTTTATGTACGCGCTGATGGCAAGCCTTCGGACGAAATTCGCGTGCGGCTGACAGCACCTTGGCTGCAAAGCGCAGAAGTAACTATACCACTTCAATAA
- a CDS encoding glycoside hydrolase family 88 protein, with protein MNWTKNIAIIAFVLVFTACAGKKYAIDQVDKEEVLASIRLVNTYWQTNNKPQNWAFWDEAAYHTGNMAAYKVTKDSAALNYSVIWADYNQWKGAKSNNREDWKYSYGEGDDYALFGDWQICFQTYIDLYLIHPDEVRIRRAKEVMGYQMSTLVNDYWWWADGLYMVMPVMTKLYTVTKNPLYLDKLNTYFRYADSLMFDQDAHLYYRDGKYLYPKHKSANGKRDFWARGDGWVLAGLAKVLADLPKDYKHRPFFEQRFQQLAKAVANAQQPGGYWTRSLLDPEHAPGPETSGTAFFTYGLLWGVNNGYLNAAEYLPVVDRSWRYLQDVAVQADGSVGYVQPIGEKAIPGQVVDQNSTTNFGVGAYLLAATELYNYLDQ; from the coding sequence ATGAATTGGACGAAAAACATCGCTATTATAGCGTTCGTGTTAGTTTTTACAGCCTGTGCTGGCAAAAAATATGCGATTGATCAGGTCGATAAAGAGGAGGTTTTAGCATCTATTCGTCTGGTCAATACGTATTGGCAAACCAATAACAAACCGCAGAATTGGGCATTTTGGGATGAAGCCGCGTATCATACCGGAAATATGGCCGCTTACAAAGTGACGAAAGATTCTGCCGCGTTGAATTATAGCGTGATATGGGCAGATTACAATCAGTGGAAGGGTGCTAAATCCAATAATCGAGAAGACTGGAAATACAGTTATGGAGAAGGTGATGACTATGCGTTGTTTGGAGATTGGCAGATTTGTTTTCAGACGTATATAGACCTTTATCTTATCCATCCTGATGAGGTACGTATCCGTCGCGCCAAAGAAGTGATGGGATACCAAATGTCTACGCTGGTAAACGATTATTGGTGGTGGGCAGATGGCTTGTATATGGTCATGCCGGTGATGACGAAGTTGTACACCGTTACTAAAAACCCCTTGTATCTTGATAAGCTAAATACCTATTTCCGCTATGCAGACAGCCTGATGTTTGATCAAGACGCGCATCTGTATTATCGGGACGGCAAGTACCTTTACCCAAAGCACAAGAGTGCAAATGGGAAGCGTGATTTCTGGGCGAGAGGAGATGGCTGGGTTTTGGCCGGGTTGGCTAAGGTGCTAGCCGATTTGCCGAAAGACTACAAACATCGCCCATTCTTCGAACAGCGTTTCCAACAATTAGCTAAGGCAGTAGCCAATGCGCAACAACCGGGTGGTTATTGGACGCGTAGTTTGCTCGATCCCGAACACGCTCCTGGTCCGGAAACAAGTGGTACCGCCTTTTTTACCTATGGTTTGCTTTGGGGAGTGAACAATGGTTATCTAAACGCAGCAGAATACTTGCCTGTGGTTGATCGCTCGTGGCGCTATTTGCAAGATGTTGCAGTTCAGGCAGACGGTTCGGTTGGCTATGTGCAACCGATCGGCGAGAAAGCCATTCCGGGTCAAGTGGTTGATCAAAATTCTACTACTAATTTTGGAGTGGGCGCTTATTTGCTTGCCGCCACGGAGCTTTACAACTATTTAGATCAATAA
- a CDS encoding DUF2264 domain-containing protein, which produces MKRRFGVLAGLICLISSTSFAQNKSVNVVKNTTESDRLFWLAEMDKMVRPVIQSLAQDSLKISMPRVTSKNVDNREHRIQVQYLEVFGRVVAGIAPWLQLEGGSTEELTLRKQYRAWVIQGFKHALDSNAHDFMRFDIGGQQLVDASFLALGLIRAPWIWENLPEQTKTKLVQSIQTTRRFLPVYSNWLLFSAVNEAFLAKYADSWDAMRVDYALRQFEQWYVGDGLYKDGEHFAFDYYNSYVIHPYLGALADVISTKTNTYKHMFEEIGKRNQRYAEIQERLIHVDGTYPASGRSVIYRGAAFHHLADMAFKGRLPESLAAAQVRSALTAVLRKTVESASTYQNGWLTIGLYGAQESLGDFYNNQGSPYLATTLFLPLGLPESHPFWSDAAQAWTSQKIWTGQQVGKDHSMH; this is translated from the coding sequence ATGAAGAGGAGATTTGGGGTATTGGCTGGATTGATATGTTTGATTTCCAGTACTTCTTTTGCCCAAAACAAAAGCGTAAACGTTGTTAAAAATACGACCGAGTCAGATCGACTATTTTGGCTAGCAGAAATGGACAAAATGGTGCGCCCAGTCATTCAAAGTCTCGCGCAGGACAGCTTAAAGATCAGCATGCCACGCGTCACCTCCAAAAATGTAGACAATAGGGAGCATCGTATTCAGGTGCAATACTTGGAGGTGTTCGGAAGGGTAGTGGCAGGTATAGCGCCCTGGCTACAGTTAGAAGGAGGTTCCACCGAAGAGCTGACTTTGCGAAAGCAATATCGCGCTTGGGTCATCCAAGGATTTAAACATGCTTTAGATTCGAATGCACATGATTTTATGCGTTTCGATATAGGTGGTCAGCAATTGGTAGATGCCTCTTTCTTAGCGCTAGGGTTGATCCGCGCACCGTGGATTTGGGAAAACCTGCCTGAACAGACAAAGACAAAACTCGTGCAATCCATTCAAACCACGCGCCGTTTTCTGCCTGTTTATTCCAACTGGTTGTTGTTTTCGGCAGTCAACGAAGCTTTCCTCGCAAAATATGCAGACTCCTGGGATGCTATGCGTGTGGATTATGCACTACGACAATTTGAACAATGGTATGTCGGCGATGGCCTATACAAAGATGGAGAGCATTTCGCATTTGATTATTACAACAGTTACGTCATTCATCCTTACTTAGGTGCGCTGGCCGATGTAATCAGCACGAAGACCAATACCTACAAACACATGTTTGAAGAAATTGGAAAACGTAACCAGCGCTACGCCGAGATTCAGGAGCGCCTGATTCACGTAGATGGCACTTATCCGGCTTCGGGTCGTTCGGTGATTTATCGCGGAGCAGCTTTCCATCATTTGGCGGACATGGCTTTCAAAGGTCGTTTGCCAGAAAGTTTGGCCGCAGCACAAGTACGCAGCGCGTTGACAGCGGTATTACGCAAAACGGTAGAAAGTGCTTCTACCTATCAAAATGGCTGGTTGACCATCGGCTTGTACGGCGCGCAAGAAAGTTTAGGCGATTTTTACAATAATCAAGGCAGTCCGTATTTGGCAACCACGCTATTTCTTCCTTTAGGGCTACCAGAGAGCCATCCATTTTGGTCTGATGCTGCACAAGCCTGGACATCCCAGAAGATATGGACGGGCCAGCAAGTCGGTAAAGACCATAGCATGCACTAA
- a CDS encoding alpha-L-arabinofuranosidase C-terminal domain-containing protein has translation MMKTINKPVLFLFLIAFTSNWVCAQKATTTVTMHTASNTTISKHIYGHFAEHLGRCVYGGFYVGEDNESIPHTAGVRNDVVAALKKLQIPNLRWPGGCFADTYHWKDGIGPKPNRPTMVNSWWGGVTEDNSFGTHDFLNMCELLETEPYLAGNVGSGEVQELADWVQYVNHAGESPMADLRRKNGREEPWNVKFWGVGNEAWGCGGNMTAAYYSDVYRKYATFMSDWTNTGGLYRIASGANVDDYEWTETLMKNIKHNLVEGLALHHYANVEWNSKGPATGYSDTQYFKTMQSAWKMDELVRKHSAIMDKYDPKKRIALVVDEWGGWYEVEEGTNPGFLYQQNTMRDAMIAGLTLNVFNNHADRVRMANLAQTINVLQAVILTKDDKMLLTPTYHVMEMYKVHQDAQLIPLTVESALYTFEGETLPAVHASASVSKDGKTHISMVNIDATKPQRVDINVGKFGGKFSGRILKSATLNDHNTFEKPEAIQPIAYKDFTQKGEQLSLELPPFSVVVLTLD, from the coding sequence ATGATGAAGACGATTAATAAGCCAGTCTTGTTTCTTTTCCTGATTGCATTTACCAGTAACTGGGTTTGTGCGCAAAAAGCAACCACCACAGTTACCATGCACACGGCATCCAACACGACCATCAGCAAGCATATTTACGGCCACTTTGCCGAACACTTGGGGAGATGCGTTTATGGAGGGTTTTATGTAGGAGAAGATAACGAAAGCATTCCTCATACAGCAGGTGTGCGTAACGATGTGGTTGCAGCACTCAAGAAATTACAGATACCTAATTTACGATGGCCGGGCGGATGCTTTGCAGATACCTATCATTGGAAGGACGGTATTGGCCCTAAACCTAATCGCCCAACGATGGTAAATAGCTGGTGGGGAGGAGTTACGGAAGACAATAGTTTCGGTACGCATGATTTTTTAAACATGTGTGAATTGTTGGAAACCGAACCTTATCTCGCGGGAAATGTCGGAAGCGGTGAAGTGCAAGAGCTCGCCGACTGGGTGCAGTATGTGAATCATGCGGGCGAAAGCCCGATGGCAGATCTAAGGCGTAAAAATGGCCGTGAAGAACCTTGGAATGTTAAATTTTGGGGGGTAGGAAATGAAGCCTGGGGTTGCGGTGGCAATATGACTGCGGCATACTATTCGGATGTGTATCGAAAATACGCCACCTTCATGTCGGACTGGACAAATACAGGCGGATTATATCGCATTGCTTCTGGAGCGAATGTAGACGATTATGAGTGGACAGAAACGCTCATGAAAAACATTAAACACAATTTGGTGGAAGGATTAGCATTGCACCATTATGCTAATGTGGAATGGAACAGCAAAGGTCCGGCGACAGGATATTCTGATACACAATATTTCAAAACCATGCAATCTGCCTGGAAAATGGATGAATTGGTGCGCAAGCACTCCGCGATTATGGACAAATATGATCCCAAAAAGCGCATCGCTTTGGTCGTGGATGAGTGGGGTGGATGGTACGAAGTAGAAGAAGGTACTAATCCTGGTTTCCTGTATCAACAGAATACCATGCGCGATGCGATGATTGCTGGATTAACACTTAACGTGTTCAACAATCATGCAGATCGGGTGCGGATGGCGAATTTGGCGCAGACGATTAATGTGTTGCAGGCCGTGATCCTGACGAAAGACGACAAGATGTTGCTCACGCCAACCTACCACGTGATGGAAATGTATAAAGTACATCAAGATGCACAGCTGATTCCACTGACGGTGGAAAGTGCGCTATATACTTTTGAAGGAGAAACATTGCCTGCTGTACATGCATCTGCTTCGGTAAGTAAGGATGGTAAAACCCATATCAGCATGGTGAATATCGATGCGACAAAACCACAGCGTGTGGATATAAATGTTGGAAAATTCGGAGGCAAGTTTTCGGGAAGAATTCTAAAATCTGCTACCCTAAACGATCATAATACCTTTGAAAAGCCAGAAGCAATCCAACCAATAGCGTACAAAGATTTCACCCAAAAAGGCGAACAACTCTCCCTTGAATTGCCACCCTTCTCTGTGGTCGTTTTGACCTTAGATTAA